CACTAAATCTTGAACCGCACGCCGACCTCCTTGGTACGTTGGCGAGTCAATGATGGTGCAGATATCATGTTCCTCAATACCTTTGGCGATTAGCCATTGCTTACTCATAACAAATCGGCATTGAGCACCGATATCGGCTCTGTTGGAGCAAAAAATTGCATATTTACGATGCCCGTAGTCGAATGCGAATTTGGCTCTGAGCCGCCCACCTTCGGCATCTTCTAACCAAACACATTGACCACTGATTGCTTCAATGTGCCGATTCATCAATACGAAGCCAGGAATCGTTTGTGCGTAGCGAATAAGCTTTTCGTCATCTAGCACTGAACTGTGAACCACCATCGACTGATATCGATGCTCCATCAGTGTTTCAATGGCTTCTTGCTCTCCTTGTTCGTGCGCTTCAGATGAATGAAGCATAATTTGAGCGTTCAACTGGCCTGCTACTTGTTCAATGCCGTGGGCCATCGCGGAAAAGAATGGCTGCTGAATATTGGGCATTACGATACCAACGGCCAATTTCTGGTTGTCGTTAATGGCTTGTGCGTTGGCGTTGGGGGTGTAACCGACTTCTTTGATGATTGCGAGAATCTTCTTTCGGGTTTCTTCTCCAACTTTTGGACCGTTATTGATCACGCGTGACACGCTTGAAGCTGATACGCCAGCGGCCTTTGCAATATCCCTAATTGTTGCCATTAATTACTCTCATAGTTTGTGTTTAGCTGCTCTTCTTTGCTGATCAGCGGATATGCGAAAAGAAGTGCCAAAGATACTAAATTGAACAGTGCTGTGCCGCCAGACAATGCCAAGCGTAAAAGTGTGATGGTGTCATCTGATTGCGCGTGTGCCAAACTTGCATCGAAGCCACATAATTTGAGCAAGATTCCGCTGATAATTAGTGATGCCAAAATGCTCAATAAGGTTGTTTGATTTTGCAAAGCCGCCACTTTACGCTCTGCCGAACGTGCTAGTCGAGCGGAGCTAACGCCTGCAACATCTGACAAAAGCATGGGAACAATAACGACCAGTGATACAAACGATGCTGCGCCCAATAAGGCATCAAATACAAGCCACAGTTGTTGGTTAGGCATGAATATGTACCATTTTCCAATTGAACCTATGAAACTAATGGCGTAAATCGTTTTCAAAATATCGATAGGTTTAAAGTGGTGTAAGAAGACTTTTACCACCGGAACCATTGCGATACTTACCAATGCAAATGAGCTCGATAATACACCTTTCCAGAAAGAGCCTTGTTCAAGATCCTGACTGACATAGTAAACCAATACATAATAATCTAAGCCCGAAAACGCGCTAACAAGACCAATCTTTGCGATTACCAGCAACAATAAAATACACAGTGCTAGTTTTTCAACTGAGTTAAAAGTTACGTGGTGCTGGTGTTGATGAGCTAGACGTTGCGGTACCGGAACATGGTGAGAAAGAAAGTGAATTGCAACCACTAAAAAACCTAAAATAACGATGAGCCCCAAAATGCTACCAATCACTTTCATGCCCAATACTAGTGATCCCCAAAGGCTTAATTGAGCTAATGGAAAAAGCCAGTAGTAGACGAGAGCGCCACTTCGTTCGCAAAAGCCCAGCCACGAGAAAAAAGAGACTTTTTGCGGCACGCTTTGAGCAAATAGGTAGGTTTTTCCTTTGATATAAATGCTTAACAATGCCCCAGAAAAATGAAATACAAGGCTGAGTGCAAACAATAGCCAAAGCATGTGTTCGCTGATGAATGTGGGTAACCACCAAATCAAACTAAAACTGACTCCACATACGACGGCAATACTGCTTAACACCCAATGTTCTGTGGTTGGGTTGCTTGGTAAAAAGTTCAACCAATGTTCGCAACGTTGATGGAGCAGGGCGACGATACCAATGGGCGCTGCCAGCGAAATACTTAAATGGACGGGGTCGTATGCCAAAGTCATTTGAAAAAAAGGAATGGCTAATGCAAACAGTGCCTGATTGACAAAAAAAAGTGCGATGTAGCCTAGCCCAATCGACGTTTTGCCAGTGATATATTCACTGTGAGTCATACTCTGGCAACCGATTGCCGCTGCACAGCATAGGGCTTGTAGCAATAACCATTGGCATTCAGTTGTGATTCGTTGGCTGAAATTAAAGACAACGAAAGGTCGGTTGCTTTTTGGGCCATCACATCAATCGGATACTTAATCGTCGTTAATTTTGGTGAGCAATAGTTCGCAATTAATACGTCATCAAAGCCGATCACTGACATGTCATTCGGTACAGAGTATTTAAGTGACGATAATTGCGCTAACACGCCTGACGCGACCATGTCGTTGTAACACAGTACTGCCGTGTATTGTTTATCGCTTTTTAAAATACGGGTGAGCGCGTGTTGCCCACCTTTAAAATCAGGGCTGGCATGGTAAATGTCTTTTAACGACAAACGTTGCCCAAAACTGTCAAATGCACGTCGCACACCTTTCAGTCGCCTCGAGGAGTCGTGGGCTTTCTGACGCGCCATGACCACAGCGATGCTTTTGTGACCTTTGGTGAGAGCTTGTTTTGCAAGTAGTTCGCCACCAAGCTCGTTATCAAACCAAACACATCGGTGCTTAATCTGTTCTACATACTTATTGATGAGTACAAAGCCAGGATTGTTGTTAGCAAACTGGATTAAGTCGTGGTCGGGTAACACTTTGCTGTTGACCACTAAGGCGGTGCATTGCTGCGCGATTAAACTTTCAATGGCGCTTTTTTCTTTGTTTGCATCTAACGATCCGGTACTGATCAATACTCGATAATTATGCTTCTTGGCTGTGGCTTCAATACTCGCTGCCATTTGTGCAAAAAATGGTTCCGACAACTCCGATATAACAACACCAATGGTTTTCACGTTTTGTCGAACCAAAGCTCGTGCACTTTCGTTCGGCCTAAAATCCAAGGCTTTAATTGCTTGTTCGATTTTGTGTCGAGTGGAGGAACGAACGGAAGCTGAATTGTTCAATACTCGGCTGACGGTGGCAGGGGATACTCCTGCTAATTTAGCGACATCTTTTATGGTTTTCATTGTGTTACCGTGTTGTTGCCATTCTTGAATTAGAGTCGTTGCAACGGAGTCTGGTCAGCGGTGATGTAGATTTCTATCGGCGGCAACATGAATAATGTTAAGTGCTTGAAGAGAAAAGCGCTAATCATATCGAATTTTAAGCTATGCACTTGTGAGCTAGCGTACGCGTACTTAATAACGCTTCCCGGTGAATAGAACATGCCAGCGTCTCTCTAAACCAACTCGTATTTTTGTAAACAGTACAGCATTGTTCTCACATCTAATTGCATCAATAGCGAACCTTAGCTTTTGTCTGAGTCACTTTCAATCATTAACAACTTTTGGTGACCAGGCATAATATGGGGTATGGCTAATAAAACTTTGTTTTAGGGTTCTTTTGAAGCTGCCGAATGTAAGGATTAAACAGTCAGACAAACCTAGTCGACAATGTATAAAACCGCTTATTTGTATGACTTTTTTGGTCCTAGTTTTCCAATAATGACAGGTGTATGAAATTAAAATGAAAACGGTTGCCCTTCATTGGAAATGTTTTATATTAATAAAAGATTTGTAGCACTACTTGTCACCTCTATTGAGTCAGTGGTGGGGGCATCTAATATTTTGAGAGAAAAGAGTCAGCGATGAAAAATTTTAAGCGGCCAGCCTTGTCAGTATGTATTTTATCGTTACTGGTGGGCTGCTCTGGAGCGAGTGAGTATTCAAGTGAACCGTCTGTTAATCAAAGTTCGAAGCCAGCAAAACCTAATATCGTGATTTTTTACGTTGACGATATGGGATATGGCGATTTAAGTAGCTACGGTGCTACTCAGGTAACAACCCCAAACATCGACCAATTGGCAAATGATGGAATTCGTTATACTGACGCTCACAGTCCGGCAGCCACTTGCACGCCTTCTCGGTATTCGTTGCTGACTGGTGAACTTGCTATTCGTAATAATGCCGCTATTTTGCCCGGCGATGCCCCTTTAATTATCAACCCAAGCAAGCCAACATTACCGCGTATGTTGGCATCACAAGGTTACACGACTGGAGTGGTCGGAAAGTGGCATTTGGGCTTGGGCCGAGGTGACGTAAATTGGAACGAAGCTGTGAAGCCTGGACCTTTGGAAATAGGTTTCGACTACAGTTTCTTATTGCCAGCCACAGGCGATCGAGTTCCTACGGTTTATCTTGAGAATCATCACGTTGTAAACCTTGACCCCAGTGACCCGCTTTCTGTGAGCTATGTAGAGCGTATTGGAGATCGCCCTTTAGGAACCGAACGTCCAGATTTGTTGAAACAAAAGGCCGACTTGCAGCACAGTGCCACGATCGTAAATGGCATCAGCCGAATTGGTTGGATGAAAGGTGGAAAATCAGCAGAGTGGGTTGATGAAGATTTCCACACGGTATTCACCGACAAAGCCATCGACTTCATCGACGACAACAAAAACAAGCCGTTTATGTTGTTTTTCCCATTCCATGACATTCATGTGCCACGTTCGCCAAACGCCATGTTTGAAGGCAAAACTGGAATGGGGCCCCGCGGAGATGCAATTTTACAAGTGGATTGGATGACAGGGCGTATTGTTGATGCGCTAGAAGAGAAGGGGTTGCTTGAAAATACGCTGATTATTTTCTCAAGTGACAACGGGCCCGTGTTAGATGACGGTTATGCAGATCAAGCGGTTGAGCTTATTGGCAATCATAAACCAGCTGGCCCATTCGCTGATGGTAAATACAGTGCTCATGAAGGGGGTACACGTGTGCCTATGATCACGTATTACAAAGGCAAGCAGCAAACAGGGATCAGCAATGCGTTAATCTCTCACATCGATCTATATGCGTCACTTGCAGATTTGGTTGGGTATGAATTGAACACTACCGAAGCGATTGACAGTGCAAATGTGTTACCCGCGTTGCTGGATGCCGATGCCGATGCGCGCGATGTTATGGTCGAAGAAGCCTTTACGTTAGCGTTGCGTGAAAATAGCTGGAAATACATTGCGCCATTTGAAGGCTCCACGCCAGGTTGGTTGGCGAATAAAGATGTGCGTGCGGGGCTGATGGCAGAACCACAACTTTACAACTTATCCACCGACATTAAAGAAACAAATAACCTAGCTTCACAATATCCTCAGCGTACCGAGAAAATGGCGGCTCAGTTGCAGAAAATTTTAGACCGTAAGCAACGATAGGAATCAAACACTTCACCGGTTCATGCGATGTGACTGCGGGCTTTGCCCAACACCTCGCTCATAGTTGCACCGCATGTAACCGACCTAAGTAAAAACAGTCAGCCACATGGTTTGTTGTGCGGTTGACAAACGGAACTTGCTTCAAGACATCGACACGATTGTCCATCAAATCTATATAAGCGAAAGCAAAATGAAAAAACTAAAAGTCATTATCAGCAGTGTAGCGATGCTTTTCGCGGCGGGTAGTGCCAATGCCCAGTCGTTAACAGTGACTCAAGAGTCGTTTGGTACGCTCGAAAACGGCACGCCAATTAGTTTGTATAAACTGCAAAATAAAAATGGAATTCAAGCTAATATCACTAATTATGGCGGTATTTTAGTGAACCTAATGACGCCAGACAAAGATGATAAGTTAGGTGATATTGTACTCGGATATGATGATTTAGAAGGGTTTGTGAATGATACAAGCTTTCAAGCACCGCTGATCGGCCGTTTTGGAAACCGTATTGCGAAAGGAAGGTTTGAACTGAATGGTAAGCAATACCAAGTTGCCACGAATAATAAAACCAACCATTTACACGGCGGGGTAAAAGGTTTTGGTAAACAAGTATGGCATGCCAAACCATTTTCAACGCCAGAATCTGTAGGTGTTGCACTATCTCGCTTATCGCACGATGGTGAGGAAGGTTATCCTGGAAATTTGAATGTATCAGCGGTGTATGAGTTATATAATGACAATCGTCTGACACTCACGTTCTCTGCAACGACAGATGCCAGCACGCCTGTAAATTTAACGCAGCATGCGTATTACAATTTGAATTCAACGGGATCGATTCTTGATCATGAGTTGACCATTCCTGCATCTCAATTTACCGCGGTAGACAGCACATCGATTCCTTTAGGTGCGCATCAAAAGGTTAAAAACACGCCGTTTGATTTCACTAAAGCGAAGAAAATTGGTCAAGATATTAATCAAAAGAATCAACAGTTGGGATATGGCAAAGGCTACGATCATAACTGGGTGCTAGACAAGCCATATGGAAAAATGGGATTGGCGGTGCGGGTTGAATCTAAAAGCAGTGGTCGGGTGATGGAAATTTACTCAGACCAACCCGGCCTGCAATTTTATTCAGGTAACTTCTTAGATGGCTCAACAGAAGGCAAAGATGGGCGTAAATATCAACACCGAACGGCGATTGTATTGGAGCCACAACACTTTCCAGATTCACCTAATCAGCCCACGTATCCATCGACGATATTAGAGCCAGGTGAAACGTATAAGAATGTGATCGAATACCGCTTTTCAGTACGTTAATACGGGTTTGATAATGCGATTGGGTAAGGCTCTATGCCTTGCCCGTTTGACGTATTTATATCCACATTTTTCACCCGTTTAATTATACCGTATGGTCCTGCGCGTGAGAGAGTTCCAACCCAGCGGTGCGACAGAATCGTCGCCATTCATCCGGAAAATGATGATTGGTAATACCGTGTGTGGTGCCGTTGATATCAAGTGTCACTTGGTGTGCGAACAATAGATGATGCGATGTTTTGAGCATTGCTCTGTCATCATCGGTTATCTCATCTGATAAGCGCTTTAGAAAGAATTGTCCGTTATGCGCATAAATTTTGTCCCCCACGATTGGGTGGCCTAAATGTGCTAGGTGGGCTCTGAGTTGGTGTTTTCGTCCCGTGAGTAACTCGCACTCTATCAGCGAATAGCCTTGAACGCGGTGAATCACACGAAAGCGAGAGTGACTATACTTCCCCCGCTCACCGGCATCACAAACGTGCATTTGGCAACGAATGGGCGTATCTTTTCGAACCGCTAGGTCGCATTCTAATTCGCGTTGTTGCCACTCAGGTTCACCATGAACAACAGCTTGATAGACCTTTGCTTGCATGAGTTGCTTGAGTTTTGGTTGCCAGTGGGCTGCGGCATTTGCGGTCGTTGCTAACAAAATAATGCCACTTGTCTCACGGTCTAACCGGTGTAGCAGATGTGCGTCTGGATATCCGCCATCGCGGGTTACAAGCTGGATCAAATTGTTGTAGATATTGCGAGTGGTTCTACTGACCGCAAGTGTTGCAGGTTTGTGCACAACGAGTATGTCGTTGTGTTGTTCAAGTACACACCAGTGGGTGTCTACGGTGTCTTCCTCATAGTTTGAAATACAAAAAGACAAGACATCAAATTGATTTAAAGTTGGGTTGTCATGAGCAGGGATCCCGTTCACAAGTACTGAATCTTGCGCGATAAATGCACGCCATATGGAGGGCTGTAAAAACGGAAAAAGTTGACGTAAATAATCATACAAAGCGACGTCTTGCCCCTTTGCTGAAACCGTTTCTGTAAAATGTGCGTTCATCGATACCTCTGCTTTCAAAGCTCAGTGTACCCGATCTTTATAGGCTTGAGGCGGCAGAACTAGGCCAAGTGTCTATTTCGACGTCAATTTGCCGGAAACATAAAAAAATGCTGCCCGGAGGCAGCATTTTGGATGTGATAATTCATCTGTGATTGAAATTATCGGTTGGGTGCGGTGCTGTAGTCCCATACCACTAAGTTTGCGACGGTAAGATCTCCATTGTGTTGGAAATCCACTTCGATCGTATTGTTCGTGCTGAGCACGCTTGTGGGGACAGGAATTTCCAATGTACCGAAGAAGCGGTTTGCATTTGAGATCGCAGGCCCTCGCCAGTCGATAGGTGCTTCAACTTGGATTCCATTGATGGTTAATGACTTGAGAGTCAAGAAACCGCCGGGCTTGTCATCTGCGTCAGAAAATAACGACACAGTCAAACGCAGCATGGCTTCAGCCGCACCTGAAGGTACGTTCACATTATTGACTTCAAGCGTTTGGGCTCCGCCGGTCACTGAAATACGATGAGGCACAGTACCTCCGCTGACGCTTTCACCAAAGTATTTAACTTCAGTCGAAGTCTCATTAATCGCAACATTTGAACTGAGGCTATATCGCAATACGACGGTTGCATCAGCGGCAAGTGTGAGCGAGCTTGGCGCTTGTTTCATATGGTGGCGCTCTAGGAGTGTTTCCTCAACACCTTCGAACCGCATTTGACGCATTTCAACGTTGGTAATGTTAGCGCCGCTTAACCCGAATACGTCGAGGTTAATCGTTGTGTCGTAGTTCTCGAGGTTATTGAGAATAACGAATACTTCATCACCGTCAACATATGAGTCTACTTGAACGTCTGCATCGGTTGAAATTGAATCAACACGCGTCCCATCTACGCCGGCCCAAAGTTCAAAGAACTTAATGTAAGACGACCATTGCCAGTCATCGTTATTTAAGCTTGATTCGAACATCATTGAGTAATGATAAGGCGTTGTACAATTAACGGTTGCGTCATAAGCACAGCCGCCAGGCAAGTATCCCCAGATTGGTTTGGCTGGCGTGAACGGCATTGATTTGACAACATAGTCAGGGCGTTCTAGGAATTGCATTAACATAGAGTTGAAAGCCTTGAGGTTTGCAATATCATAGCGTTCTTCGTGAGCGCGAGTATCCCAAGCACCTTGAACTGCCCCGTACTCTGATAGCACAATCGGTTTACGGTTTTGTAAGCCGCCTCTATTGACGTCATCCCATTCCATCATGTCGAGCATGCCTTGAACATGGCTACCACGACGCACGCGCGTTGGTTGGCCTTGTTCGGCACCCGGCCAGTCGTATATGTGCACGGCATAGAAGTCCATGTTGTCGCCAGCTGCCGCCATGAATCCGCGCCACATAACATCCCACTGGTACCATTCATCTGCACGCGTATCATCGACCGTTGTTGCCATTGCATTGCGGTAGAACTCACGGGCTTCGGCCTGTAATACGGCATCAGGGTTGATGATCCATTGATCGTAAGCTGAATCGCTCAAGCGAGATAAGCCATCGGGAGAATGAAAGTCGTGTTGTCCCCATGTCATGCCACCAATCAGTGGCGCTTCAGAGCCGAGATGGTCTCGAATCGATTGCGCGACTAAGTTGTGGTATTCCCAAATTGCTTCTTGGTTGGTGACCATGAATTGCCCAGTTTTCATTTTCATGTCGGGTTCATTGATCACTTCCCAATATTTCGGCATGGGTTCGCCGACATGGCCATTATTTGAATTGGCATAGTAATGCTCTAAGTATTGGCCCATCCAAGCTGCGGATGTCTCAATGTTTTTGGGTTGCCAGCCAGTTGACGTCATGCCATTGGCGTTCCAGTTGAGTGTTGGGTAAGTGGGGTGTGGGTTGGTACCGGCAATGAGTTCTGTTGAAGACTCATCAAAACGAGTATATAGCTCAGTATTCGCATAAGCCTCGCGCAACACTTTACCGCGATCTTCCATCCAATTTAGATCTGGCCAGTTTGGTTTGTTGGGGTCTTCTGCTGTTTCTGCAAATTTCCAAGTCGCAGACCCGTTGTCACGTCCTAAGTGAACATCAAGGGTATTAAGCACGTAGTTCAAACGGTCAGTGTGACCTATCCAGTCACGTTCATGAATTGCGCTATGCATTGTAATGTGTCGGCTACGACCAAAATCCGACACGCCGTTAACGCTGTGTTTCATGTTGGCATTCACAACCACATCCACGGAGTGAATATTGTTTGCTTGAGCCGCAGAGCACCCTTTGGCGTTTGCAAATGCACCCAAGGGTGTTGAGCCACAGATATCTGCGCTGTTTTGTACCCCGTCATT
The sequence above is a segment of the Echinimonas agarilytica genome. Coding sequences within it:
- a CDS encoding LacI family DNA-binding transcriptional regulator, which gives rise to MATIRDIAKAAGVSASSVSRVINNGPKVGEETRKKILAIIKEVGYTPNANAQAINDNQKLAVGIVMPNIQQPFFSAMAHGIEQVAGQLNAQIMLHSSEAHEQGEQEAIETLMEHRYQSMVVHSSVLDDEKLIRYAQTIPGFVLMNRHIEAISGQCVWLEDAEGGRLRAKFAFDYGHRKYAIFCSNRADIGAQCRFVMSKQWLIAKGIEEHDICTIIDSPTYQGGRRAVQDLVASGHSFTAILAHNDEMAIGAMSMLEAQGLSTPDDVSVIGYDDLNIAEFTQPQLTTVKYPIEAMAIVATQMALSLNKNQVQESQRKFHPSMVLRSSFCRL
- a CDS encoding MFS transporter, translating into MTHSEYITGKTSIGLGYIALFFVNQALFALAIPFFQMTLAYDPVHLSISLAAPIGIVALLHQRCEHWLNFLPSNPTTEHWVLSSIAVVCGVSFSLIWWLPTFISEHMLWLLFALSLVFHFSGALLSIYIKGKTYLFAQSVPQKVSFFSWLGFCERSGALVYYWLFPLAQLSLWGSLVLGMKVIGSILGLIVILGFLVVAIHFLSHHVPVPQRLAHQHQHHVTFNSVEKLALCILLLLVIAKIGLVSAFSGLDYYVLVYYVSQDLEQGSFWKGVLSSSFALVSIAMVPVVKVFLHHFKPIDILKTIYAISFIGSIGKWYIFMPNQQLWLVFDALLGAASFVSLVVIVPMLLSDVAGVSSARLARSAERKVAALQNQTTLLSILASLIISGILLKLCGFDASLAHAQSDDTITLLRLALSGGTALFNLVSLALLFAYPLISKEEQLNTNYESN
- a CDS encoding LacI family DNA-binding transcriptional regulator, whose product is MKTIKDVAKLAGVSPATVSRVLNNSASVRSSTRHKIEQAIKALDFRPNESARALVRQNVKTIGVVISELSEPFFAQMAASIEATAKKHNYRVLISTGSLDANKEKSAIESLIAQQCTALVVNSKVLPDHDLIQFANNNPGFVLINKYVEQIKHRCVWFDNELGGELLAKQALTKGHKSIAVVMARQKAHDSSRRLKGVRRAFDSFGQRLSLKDIYHASPDFKGGQHALTRILKSDKQYTAVLCYNDMVASGVLAQLSSLKYSVPNDMSVIGFDDVLIANYCSPKLTTIKYPIDVMAQKATDLSLSLISANESQLNANGYCYKPYAVQRQSVARV
- a CDS encoding sulfatase family protein produces the protein MKNFKRPALSVCILSLLVGCSGASEYSSEPSVNQSSKPAKPNIVIFYVDDMGYGDLSSYGATQVTTPNIDQLANDGIRYTDAHSPAATCTPSRYSLLTGELAIRNNAAILPGDAPLIINPSKPTLPRMLASQGYTTGVVGKWHLGLGRGDVNWNEAVKPGPLEIGFDYSFLLPATGDRVPTVYLENHHVVNLDPSDPLSVSYVERIGDRPLGTERPDLLKQKADLQHSATIVNGISRIGWMKGGKSAEWVDEDFHTVFTDKAIDFIDDNKNKPFMLFFPFHDIHVPRSPNAMFEGKTGMGPRGDAILQVDWMTGRIVDALEEKGLLENTLIIFSSDNGPVLDDGYADQAVELIGNHKPAGPFADGKYSAHEGGTRVPMITYYKGKQQTGISNALISHIDLYASLADLVGYELNTTEAIDSANVLPALLDADADARDVMVEEAFTLALRENSWKYIAPFEGSTPGWLANKDVRAGLMAEPQLYNLSTDIKETNNLASQYPQRTEKMAAQLQKILDRKQR
- a CDS encoding aldose epimerase family protein, which codes for MKKLKVIISSVAMLFAAGSANAQSLTVTQESFGTLENGTPISLYKLQNKNGIQANITNYGGILVNLMTPDKDDKLGDIVLGYDDLEGFVNDTSFQAPLIGRFGNRIAKGRFELNGKQYQVATNNKTNHLHGGVKGFGKQVWHAKPFSTPESVGVALSRLSHDGEEGYPGNLNVSAVYELYNDNRLTLTFSATTDASTPVNLTQHAYYNLNSTGSILDHELTIPASQFTAVDSTSIPLGAHQKVKNTPFDFTKAKKIGQDINQKNQQLGYGKGYDHNWVLDKPYGKMGLAVRVESKSSGRVMEIYSDQPGLQFYSGNFLDGSTEGKDGRKYQHRTAIVLEPQHFPDSPNQPTYPSTILEPGETYKNVIEYRFSVR
- a CDS encoding RluA family pseudouridine synthase, whose amino-acid sequence is MNAHFTETVSAKGQDVALYDYLRQLFPFLQPSIWRAFIAQDSVLVNGIPAHDNPTLNQFDVLSFCISNYEEDTVDTHWCVLEQHNDILVVHKPATLAVSRTTRNIYNNLIQLVTRDGGYPDAHLLHRLDRETSGIILLATTANAAAHWQPKLKQLMQAKVYQAVVHGEPEWQQRELECDLAVRKDTPIRCQMHVCDAGERGKYSHSRFRVIHRVQGYSLIECELLTGRKHQLRAHLAHLGHPIVGDKIYAHNGQFFLKRLSDEITDDDRAMLKTSHHLLFAHQVTLDINGTTHGITNHHFPDEWRRFCRTAGLELSHAQDHTV
- a CDS encoding carbohydrate-binding protein, with amino-acid sequence MNHRFILSKPAQIVLSSLFWMSISSAAHSESLRIEAENFVVQGGSYADGQPNRVSVYNTSGVTAINYVNRGDYVEYDLNVSDTGTYSLEYLIGTAVPNGAEVEFLVMSGNSWLSQGKIQVPTGGWDNFETLDSNHTVQLSAGTNRVRIYASGANDWQWNMDAFNLNLVDSSTPVDPPSSITVEAESYISISGSYADGQSNVISTYNVNGESAINYVNRGDSADYQVSIPQDGTYQVIYNIGTSVTSGSEIELLVDVNGIWQSQGKTNVPATGWDNFSSLVASSSLELSAGTHIIRVLGAGSNDWQWNLESFELTYTGDIPGGDTGGDTGGDTGGDTGGDTGGDTGGDTGGDTGGDTGGDTGGDTGGDTGGDTGGDTGGDTGGDTGGDTGGDTGGGSPVEGSFVLEAEAYQANGGEVEVYSIDNGTAVNYFNSGDYLEFYVDLPQDGLYSVAYRVATGVTENVAAGLMITDHTGTLALKNITPITSQGGDWDSFYTQQGSGQFNIFSGNNTIRIYGAGSADFQFNIDNISFTRLGNADLNIDGDSDGVSDINDQCPSSPSDENVNSVGCAPSQLDTDEDGINDKIDQCANTPVGSFVDTLGCKSSGGDDDDFDGVINDLDQCDTPYGENVSSNGCTVTADSDNDGVQNSADICGSTPLGAFANAKGCSAAQANNIHSVDVVVNANMKHSVNGVSDFGRSRHITMHSAIHERDWIGHTDRLNYVLNTLDVHLGRDNGSATWKFAETAEDPNKPNWPDLNWMEDRGKVLREAYANTELYTRFDESSTELIAGTNPHPTYPTLNWNANGMTSTGWQPKNIETSAAWMGQYLEHYYANSNNGHVGEPMPKYWEVINEPDMKMKTGQFMVTNQEAIWEYHNLVAQSIRDHLGSEAPLIGGMTWGQHDFHSPDGLSRLSDSAYDQWIINPDAVLQAEAREFYRNAMATTVDDTRADEWYQWDVMWRGFMAAAGDNMDFYAVHIYDWPGAEQGQPTRVRRGSHVQGMLDMMEWDDVNRGGLQNRKPIVLSEYGAVQGAWDTRAHEERYDIANLKAFNSMLMQFLERPDYVVKSMPFTPAKPIWGYLPGGCAYDATVNCTTPYHYSMMFESSLNNDDWQWSSYIKFFELWAGVDGTRVDSISTDADVQVDSYVDGDEVFVILNNLENYDTTINLDVFGLSGANITNVEMRQMRFEGVEETLLERHHMKQAPSSLTLAADATVVLRYSLSSNVAINETSTEVKYFGESVSGGTVPHRISVTGGAQTLEVNNVNVPSGAAEAMLRLTVSLFSDADDKPGGFLTLKSLTINGIQVEAPIDWRGPAISNANRFFGTLEIPVPTSVLSTNNTIEVDFQHNGDLTVANLVVWDYSTAPNR